Below is a window of Myxococcus xanthus DNA.
GGCGAGGACGAGCCGCGCGATGCAGCCGAAGATGACCATGACGACGGCGATCAGCGCCGCCTCATAGCCCCCCTTCGCCGTGCTGCTGGAGACGGACAGCGCGGACAGAGCCGGCAGCCCCACGCTCATGCACAGGCCCAGCGTGGCCAACACAGGAACCATGCGAGGCGTGCGCCGCACCGTCTCCACCCGCTGGACGTCCGCGAGCAGCAGCGTCTTGCCCCGGGCGACGATCCGCTCGGTCGTCACACGCAGGCCGGCGTCCTGAAAGAGCGGCACTTCGGAAGGAGCGGGCGGCGCAACCAGCGGGCGGTCCGGAAACGCGGGAGTGGCGGGCACCGCGGACACGGCGAGAGGCTCAATCATGGGGCGACTCGGTCGACGGCGGCACGGCCCCGCCGGGAGAGATGAATACGGAACTCGGATGACCTGGAACGTGGGCCAGCAACACCCGGCGCAGCTCACCGAGCGGCCCGCCCAGCGCGAAACAGTCGCGGGCGCCCAGCCGCAGGGCGAGTCCCATCAGCCGCTCATCGGCGAAGGGCAGCAGCACGATGATGGGCCCCTGGGGCGAAAGCTCCCGGGCGCGCTGAAGCCGGCGCTGGAGACTCTCACCGCGCTCGACGTGGACGAGCACGAGGTCTGGACACCCACCGGCCGGCGCGCCCGACTCCAGCGCGATGCCCAGCTCGGCCAGCACGTCCATCAGGAGCGAGCTGAGCGACGCATCCCCTCCGAGCAGGAGGGCACGGGCAATGGACGAGGACTTCACGTTGCAACATCAAGCAATGCCCATGCCCGCTGTCCCCGCCCCGAGAGCCCGGGCAACGTGCGGATGAACCGTTGCATCACGCCAGACGTCCCTGGCGGATTACCACGGTGTCTCGCGCGCCCCTACCCGCGCTCCCGTTCGCGCCGGTGGATGGTGGACACATCGATGCCGAGCACCTCCGCGGCGCGCGTCTTGTTCCCGCCGCAGCGTGTCACCATCCACGCGATGTAC
It encodes the following:
- a CDS encoding DUF6232 family protein translates to MIEPLAVSAVPATPAFPDRPLVAPPAPSEVPLFQDAGLRVTTERIVARGKTLLLADVQRVETVRRTPRMVPVLATLGLCMSVGLPALSALSVSSSTAKGGYEAALIAVVMVIFGCIARLVLAEESYRLVLHTRAGSWRVRASKDPKSLMLLAGLIQDAVAARGQH